The following proteins come from a genomic window of Polyangiaceae bacterium:
- a CDS encoding DNA starvation/stationary phase protection protein — MTVKIDIGIKAEDRERLALELSKLLADSYTLYLKTHNFHWNVTGPMFQTLHTMFEMHYNELALAVDAVAERIRALGHPAPGSYSAFARLSSVKETDGVPKATEMVKLLVEGHETVVRTARQVLNVADATNDQATADLATQRLQVHEKTAWMLRSLLEE, encoded by the coding sequence ATGACCGTTAAGATCGACATCGGCATCAAGGCAGAGGACCGCGAACGGTTGGCCCTGGAGCTGTCCAAGCTTCTCGCGGACAGCTACACCCTTTACCTCAAGACCCACAACTTCCACTGGAACGTCACCGGCCCGATGTTCCAGACGCTGCACACGATGTTCGAGATGCACTACAACGAGCTCGCTTTGGCGGTGGATGCCGTCGCGGAGCGTATCCGTGCTCTCGGTCATCCCGCGCCCGGTAGCTACTCTGCCTTCGCCCGCCTCTCGTCGGTGAAGGAGACCGATGGCGTGCCCAAGGCTACGGAAATGGTGAAGCTCTTGGTGGAAGGCCACGAGACCGTCGTGCGCACCGCTCGGCAGGTGCTGAACGTCGCGGATGCCACCAATGACCAGGCGACGGCGGATCTCGCGACGCAGCGCCTGCAGGTCCACGAAAAGACCGCGTGGATGCTGCGCAGCTTGTTGGAGGAGTGA
- a CDS encoding phosphatase PAP2 family protein yields MAASTMKLKLLFFLVLSTTAARAEPVRWDHPRFRPAEYVTTGAFAATLTAEILFLEQNLNGPSGGVLFDEAVTDAATLGSRSARDGAVAVGDAGFYSLMAFPVLDATVGVGAAHQSPDAAAQMLLIDAQAFAISGTISVGTQKLVGRKRPFLEHCAGDPSFDKDCDQLEAQSQSFLSGHTIIAFTGAGLGCAHHLNLDIYGSVADPLTCALGLGVATWVGTSRIVSSRHYLSDVLSGAALGLGSGWLMPTLLHYRTPLPTPTESSIVVPWVAGETLGVEWLGRL; encoded by the coding sequence GTGGCCGCATCGACCATGAAGCTGAAGCTGCTCTTCTTCCTCGTGCTCTCCACCACCGCCGCCCGAGCGGAGCCCGTGCGCTGGGATCATCCTCGCTTTCGCCCCGCGGAGTACGTCACCACCGGCGCCTTCGCCGCGACCCTGACCGCGGAAATCCTGTTCCTGGAACAGAACCTGAACGGGCCGAGCGGCGGCGTGCTGTTCGACGAGGCCGTGACGGACGCTGCCACCCTCGGGTCGCGTTCCGCCCGGGACGGCGCCGTCGCCGTCGGCGACGCGGGGTTCTACTCTCTGATGGCGTTCCCCGTGCTGGATGCCACCGTGGGCGTGGGGGCCGCCCACCAGAGCCCGGACGCGGCAGCGCAGATGCTGCTCATCGACGCCCAGGCCTTCGCCATCAGCGGCACCATCTCCGTAGGCACCCAGAAGCTCGTGGGAAGAAAGCGCCCGTTCCTGGAGCACTGCGCGGGCGATCCGAGCTTCGACAAGGATTGCGACCAGCTCGAGGCCCAGAGCCAGAGCTTCCTCAGCGGCCACACCATCATCGCCTTCACCGGCGCGGGGCTCGGCTGCGCGCACCACCTGAACCTGGACATCTACGGCAGCGTTGCCGATCCCCTGACCTGCGCTCTGGGCCTGGGCGTCGCCACCTGGGTGGGGACGTCTCGTATCGTCTCATCGCGACACTATTTGTCCGACGTGCTGTCGGGTGCCGCGCTGGGTCTCGGTTCGGGGTGGCTGATGCCGACGCTGCTCCACTACCGCACGCCCCTGCCCACACCCACGGAGAGCTCGATCGTGGTTCCGTGGGTGGCGGGCGAGACGCTCGGTGTGGAGTGGCTCGGAAGGCTGTGA
- a CDS encoding EfeM/EfeO family lipoprotein: protein MKRAVLVLLTALSACSSSDDAERTSYETKVTTGMHQTLLVDITELRNASVALQDAAPLTQGRGWDATEDAAAIENMKKAWLRARGAYERTEGALAPLFPDIDGAIDARYEDFLEELAPAGDQDLFDGQGVTGMHAIERILFAPEIPAEVTEVEQTLPGYAPAAWPATEAEAKKFKEELCAALVKDTETLLDQWAPQHIDVGGAYQGLIGLMNEQREKVVKAASSEEESRYARRTLADLRDNLAGTRKVYSLFKPWLATKEKGESIDADVEAGFAALDAAYSANGGDAIPTPPASWSSEQPSATDLQTPFGQLYTAVFTAVDPKEPTSVVGSMDRAASALGLPGHEEE, encoded by the coding sequence ATGAAGCGTGCAGTGCTCGTCCTGCTGACGGCGTTGTCGGCGTGCTCTTCGAGCGACGATGCAGAACGGACCAGCTACGAGACGAAGGTCACCACGGGCATGCACCAGACGCTGCTCGTGGACATCACCGAGCTCCGAAACGCCAGCGTCGCCCTTCAAGACGCTGCGCCTCTGACACAGGGCAGGGGATGGGATGCGACGGAAGATGCCGCGGCCATCGAGAACATGAAGAAGGCGTGGCTCCGGGCGCGTGGCGCCTACGAACGCACGGAAGGTGCTCTCGCGCCGCTGTTTCCCGACATCGATGGCGCCATCGACGCGCGCTACGAGGACTTCTTGGAGGAGCTGGCGCCTGCGGGTGACCAGGACTTGTTCGATGGACAGGGCGTGACGGGCATGCATGCCATCGAGCGCATCTTGTTCGCGCCGGAGATACCAGCCGAGGTGACGGAAGTGGAACAGACGCTGCCGGGGTATGCGCCCGCCGCCTGGCCCGCCACCGAAGCGGAAGCGAAGAAGTTCAAGGAGGAGCTATGCGCCGCCTTGGTGAAGGATACCGAGACGTTGCTCGACCAGTGGGCGCCGCAGCACATCGATGTGGGCGGGGCATACCAAGGGCTCATCGGTCTGATGAACGAGCAGCGCGAGAAGGTCGTGAAGGCGGCGTCTTCGGAAGAGGAGTCGCGCTATGCGCGGCGCACCCTGGCCGATCTCCGCGATAACCTCGCGGGCACGCGCAAGGTGTATTCGCTTTTCAAACCGTGGCTGGCAACGAAGGAGAAGGGTGAGAGCATCGACGCCGACGTGGAGGCCGGCTTTGCGGCGTTGGATGCCGCCTACTCCGCCAATGGCGGCGATGCGATTCCCACGCCTCCCGCGAGCTGGAGCTCGGAACAGCCGTCTGCCACCGATTTACAGACCCCCTTCGGTCAGCTCTACACCGCGGTGTTTACCGCCGTGGATCCCAAGGAGCCCACTTCGGTGGTTGGTAGCATGGACCGCGCGGCGAGCGCCCTCGGCTTGCCTGGGCACGAGGAAGAATGA
- a CDS encoding extensin family protein, with protein MRALIVSALAVLVASASGCAAAEQHREPSTLLRASEPTPVPAPREDAPTVPDEPAADQPPDEHGQDAGVADAEAAPEAPEPEPEHYAFQDLVNPPPAAKTPAHRWANLSPAACRAELAKQKLAVGRARRATPGVANPRRITGKIGGVRFVAPGGKSPYGILDCRLALTLVDMAAVLTRHDVASVRVDNFYRPKAHLPGKHAKSQHAYGLAMDVFSMTLADGRELSVERDWHGTVGDKACGAESQPEAPTPETVALHDIVCDLARAGVFHHLLTPGFNAAHRNHLHLDIKRGDTAVIVH; from the coding sequence GTGCGTGCGTTGATCGTGAGCGCGCTCGCCGTCCTGGTCGCGAGCGCCAGTGGCTGCGCTGCTGCCGAGCAGCACCGTGAGCCGTCCACCTTGCTGCGGGCGAGCGAGCCCACACCCGTGCCCGCGCCGCGAGAGGACGCACCGACCGTCCCCGATGAGCCCGCGGCGGACCAACCCCCAGATGAACATGGACAGGACGCGGGTGTGGCCGACGCCGAAGCCGCGCCCGAAGCTCCCGAGCCGGAGCCCGAGCACTACGCGTTCCAGGACTTGGTGAATCCGCCTCCGGCAGCCAAGACGCCGGCACATCGTTGGGCGAATCTGTCGCCGGCCGCCTGTCGCGCGGAGCTCGCCAAGCAGAAGCTGGCCGTGGGTCGAGCTCGTCGCGCAACGCCGGGGGTCGCCAATCCGCGACGCATCACTGGAAAGATCGGGGGCGTGCGCTTCGTGGCACCCGGCGGCAAGAGCCCCTATGGCATTCTCGATTGTCGCTTGGCGCTGACGCTCGTGGACATGGCAGCGGTGCTCACGCGCCACGACGTGGCGTCGGTGCGGGTCGACAACTTCTATCGCCCGAAAGCTCACCTACCCGGCAAGCACGCCAAGAGTCAGCACGCCTACGGCTTGGCGATGGACGTCTTCAGCATGACGCTGGCGGACGGCCGCGAGCTGTCCGTGGAGCGGGATTGGCACGGCACGGTGGGGGACAAGGCGTGTGGTGCAGAGAGCCAGCCCGAAGCGCCGACGCCCGAAACGGTGGCCCTGCACGACATCGTGTGCGACCTGGCGCGGGCCGGCGTGTTCCATCATCTGCTCACGCCCGGCTTCAACGCAGCGCACCGCAATCATCTGCACCTGGACATCAAGCGGGGCGATACCGCCGTCATCGTCCACTGA
- a CDS encoding VOC family protein, with the protein MIDHMSIRVSDYEKSKAFYVSALAPLGYVVVMEFHRTEIPSLPTAHVLGLGAGGKPDFWLSPADGPVQPTHVAFRADDRRTVDAFYEAASAAGGKDNGKPGLREMYHPSYYGAFVLDPDGYNIEAVCHTPE; encoded by the coding sequence ATGATCGACCACATGAGCATTCGCGTTTCCGACTACGAAAAGAGCAAGGCCTTCTACGTTTCTGCGTTGGCGCCGCTCGGCTACGTGGTGGTGATGGAATTTCACCGTACGGAGATCCCGAGCCTGCCCACGGCGCACGTGCTTGGCCTCGGTGCCGGCGGAAAACCCGATTTCTGGCTGAGCCCCGCGGACGGTCCGGTGCAGCCCACGCATGTCGCGTTTCGCGCGGATGACCGCAGGACGGTGGACGCGTTCTACGAGGCTGCCAGCGCGGCGGGCGGCAAGGACAACGGCAAGCCCGGCCTCCGCGAGATGTACCACCCGAGCTACTACGGCGCGTTCGTGCTCGATCCCGACGGCTACAACATCGAAGCCGTGTGTCACACGCCGGAGTAG
- a CDS encoding EfeM/EfeO family lipoprotein: MVRRDTRRGVLVAALLVACSSPDDAEPDSKYEARAVSGVHDGTLADIDELLDAVKELQAAAPTPAGRGWDAALDADAIAGMKTAWYRARSAYERSEGLIAPLFPDTDAAIDARYEDFLAASGSDDTPFDAQGVTGMHAIERILWADSTPGYVVELEKSLPGYVPAKMPSTEAEAKAFKAELCERLVTDVTTLRSEWQPLKLHVLIALQGLTSLMKEQREKVVKAASSEEESRYSQRTMVDLRDNLQGTRAAYAHFSPWVVAENAAADQRVSAGFGRLDAAYTAIVGDAFPAVPASWSSEEPSATDLATPFGALYTAVTDESNPANQGSLVSDMAAAAAVIGHPLPQ; this comes from the coding sequence ATGGTTCGGCGCGATACCCGTCGCGGGGTGCTGGTCGCTGCGCTGCTCGTCGCCTGCTCGTCTCCCGACGACGCGGAGCCCGACTCAAAGTACGAAGCTCGCGCCGTGAGCGGCGTGCACGACGGCACGCTGGCGGACATCGACGAGCTGCTCGACGCCGTAAAGGAGCTGCAAGCCGCGGCGCCCACTCCCGCCGGCCGCGGCTGGGACGCCGCGCTGGATGCGGACGCCATCGCCGGCATGAAGACGGCGTGGTACCGCGCGCGCTCCGCCTACGAACGCTCGGAAGGGCTCATCGCGCCGCTGTTTCCGGACACGGATGCCGCGATCGACGCGCGCTATGAAGACTTTCTCGCTGCGTCCGGATCCGACGACACACCCTTCGATGCCCAGGGCGTGACGGGCATGCACGCCATCGAGCGCATATTGTGGGCGGATTCTACCCCCGGCTACGTCGTCGAGCTGGAGAAGTCCCTGCCGGGCTACGTGCCCGCCAAGATGCCAAGCACCGAAGCCGAGGCCAAGGCCTTCAAGGCCGAGCTGTGCGAACGCCTGGTGACGGACGTGACGACGCTCCGCAGCGAGTGGCAGCCACTGAAGCTGCACGTGCTGATCGCGCTGCAGGGACTCACTTCTTTGATGAAGGAGCAGCGCGAGAAAGTGGTGAAGGCGGCGTCCTCCGAAGAGGAGTCCCGTTATTCCCAGCGGACGATGGTGGACCTGCGGGACAATCTCCAGGGCACGCGGGCGGCCTATGCTCACTTCTCGCCCTGGGTCGTCGCCGAGAACGCCGCAGCAGACCAGCGGGTGAGCGCCGGATTCGGGCGACTGGACGCGGCGTACACCGCCATTGTCGGGGATGCGTTTCCGGCCGTGCCCGCCAGCTGGAGCTCGGAGGAGCCGAGCGCCACGGACCTCGCCACTCCCTTCGGCGCGCTGTACACGGCGGTGACCGACGAGTCCAACCCCGCAAATCAGGGCAGCCTGGTGTCGGACATGGCAGCGGCAGCAGCCGTGATCGGGCATCCTTTGCCGCAATGA
- a CDS encoding transcriptional repressor, which yields MTVDIPALLNAHGIQPSAQRVAVAQYVLDTNQHPSADEVWNRVREHFPHISRATIYNTLNLLVAKGLLRQVALTEGRVVFDPNTSAHHHFIDDETGVISDIPWDALEVSNVNQLEGFDVREYQVVLRGSQSKKKRRA from the coding sequence GTGACCGTCGACATCCCCGCTCTGCTCAACGCGCATGGAATCCAACCCTCGGCTCAGCGCGTGGCAGTGGCTCAGTACGTTCTCGACACCAATCAGCACCCCTCGGCGGACGAGGTCTGGAACCGGGTTCGCGAGCACTTCCCCCACATTTCTCGCGCGACCATCTACAACACGCTCAACCTCTTGGTGGCGAAGGGACTCCTGCGTCAGGTAGCGCTTACCGAGGGCCGCGTGGTGTTCGATCCCAACACGTCCGCCCACCACCACTTCATCGACGACGAGACGGGCGTCATCTCGGATATCCCGTGGGACGCGCTTGAAGTGTCGAATGTCAATCAGCTCGAGGGGTTCGACGTGCGCGAGTATCAGGTGGTGCTACGGGGCTCTCAATCCAAGAAGAAGCGCCGCGCTTGA
- a CDS encoding class I SAM-dependent methyltransferase has protein sequence MSQGMWDERYRSGDTPWDVGVVDEHLEQAVSTGLARPGRALEVGCGTGTNARWLAQRGFSVLGVDLSPLAIEKAKAEHAGGSVSFRCLDFLNDEIHDGPFDLVFDRGCFHIFDEASERAAFAKRVASCLSPGGVWLSLIGSTEGRDREHGPPRRSVRDIATAVEPTLALKELRATWFRAHNPSPAAAWLCVAEKRTVPAQPSTRRDEGGPSAQGPAST, from the coding sequence ATGAGCCAAGGGATGTGGGACGAACGCTATCGCTCGGGAGACACCCCCTGGGACGTGGGCGTGGTGGATGAGCATCTGGAGCAGGCCGTGAGCACCGGGCTCGCGCGCCCGGGGCGCGCCCTCGAGGTGGGCTGCGGCACGGGCACCAACGCGCGCTGGCTGGCGCAGCGCGGGTTCTCCGTGTTGGGCGTGGACCTCTCGCCCCTCGCCATCGAGAAGGCGAAGGCGGAGCACGCCGGCGGCTCCGTTTCGTTTCGCTGCCTCGACTTCCTGAACGACGAGATCCACGACGGCCCCTTCGACCTGGTGTTCGACCGTGGTTGCTTTCACATCTTCGACGAAGCGTCGGAGCGCGCCGCCTTCGCGAAGCGTGTAGCGAGCTGTCTGTCGCCGGGCGGAGTGTGGCTCTCGTTGATCGGCAGCACCGAGGGCAGGGACCGCGAGCATGGGCCCCCGCGTCGCTCGGTGCGTGACATCGCCACCGCGGTGGAGCCGACCCTGGCGCTCAAAGAGCTGCGGGCGACGTGGTTTCGCGCGCACAATCCAAGCCCTGCCGCAGCCTGGCTGTGCGTCGCGGAAAAGCGCACGGTCCCCGCGCAGCCGTCCACGCGGCGGGATGAAGGCGGACCCTCCGCCCAAGGCCCGGCGAGCACGTAG
- a CDS encoding aldo/keto reductase yields MEFVDVSNVRIPALGFGTWQITGAACRSAVAAALEIGYRHIDTAQMYENEAEVGLALSQSGIQREKLWVTTKLARLKPEKVLSSTRESLRRLNTDYLDLLLIHWPDPEIPLSETLGAMQELVKRGEVRHIGVSNFTPKLVAEALAQAPIICNQVECHPFLNQAALRQIAVQSHTALVAYAPLARGKVGRDQTLLDIGRAHDKSPHQVALRWLLDKKNVVAIPKAQLREHAEANFGIFDLQLTAEETRRIDGLNRSERLIDPSWAPNWGERPRVEA; encoded by the coding sequence ATGGAGTTCGTAGACGTTTCGAACGTGAGGATCCCCGCACTGGGATTCGGAACCTGGCAGATCACGGGAGCGGCCTGCCGCAGCGCTGTTGCCGCAGCGCTGGAGATTGGATATCGGCACATCGACACCGCGCAGATGTACGAGAACGAAGCGGAGGTGGGGCTCGCTCTGTCGCAAAGCGGCATTCAGAGGGAAAAGCTGTGGGTCACGACCAAGCTGGCACGCCTGAAGCCGGAGAAGGTGCTGTCCTCCACTCGCGAGAGCCTTCGGAGGCTGAACACTGACTACCTGGATCTGCTCTTGATTCACTGGCCCGACCCGGAGATCCCGCTATCGGAGACTCTTGGCGCCATGCAAGAGCTGGTGAAGAGGGGCGAAGTGCGCCACATCGGAGTGAGCAACTTCACTCCGAAGCTGGTGGCGGAAGCTTTGGCGCAAGCCCCAATCATCTGCAACCAGGTCGAGTGTCACCCGTTCCTGAATCAGGCGGCTTTGAGGCAGATCGCGGTTCAGTCACACACTGCCTTGGTGGCGTACGCGCCGTTGGCGCGCGGAAAAGTCGGTCGCGACCAGACGCTGCTGGACATCGGCCGGGCCCACGACAAGTCCCCGCATCAGGTCGCGCTGCGCTGGCTGCTCGACAAGAAGAACGTCGTCGCCATCCCGAAGGCGCAGCTGCGAGAGCACGCCGAGGCGAACTTCGGCATCTTCGACCTTCAGCTCACGGCTGAGGAGACGCGACGCATCGACGGCTTGAACCGAAGTGAGCGTCTCATCGACCCCAGCTGGGCACCGAACTGGGGCGAGCGACCCCGCGTCGAGGCGTGA
- a CDS encoding periplasmic heavy metal sensor, whose protein sequence is MPRFFGGHEGMGHCHAAGHFGRGGGPHGHGGGPGRGPFGHGGGARRPLRFLVHKLELDERQASQIAKILEALKIERAQAEVDDRRATASFADAIEGEAFDAAAAEAAAQRRGETAARVAAAVQKALSEMHAVLHGEQREILAFLIRSGALGI, encoded by the coding sequence ATGCCCCGATTTTTCGGGGGGCACGAAGGCATGGGCCATTGCCATGCCGCAGGGCACTTTGGTCGTGGCGGCGGACCTCACGGTCATGGGGGCGGGCCCGGCCGCGGTCCCTTTGGTCACGGCGGCGGAGCGCGCCGTCCGCTCCGGTTCTTGGTCCACAAGCTGGAGCTCGACGAGCGACAGGCTTCCCAGATCGCCAAGATCTTGGAGGCGCTGAAGATCGAACGCGCTCAGGCGGAGGTCGACGACCGCCGCGCCACGGCCTCCTTCGCGGACGCGATAGAGGGCGAGGCGTTCGACGCTGCCGCAGCGGAAGCTGCCGCTCAGCGGCGAGGCGAAACCGCAGCGCGCGTGGCGGCCGCGGTGCAGAAGGCCCTGTCGGAGATGCACGCCGTGCTGCACGGTGAGCAACGCGAGATCCTTGCGTTTCTCATTCGGAGCGGCGCTCTGGGGATCTGA
- a CDS encoding DUF615 domain-containing protein → MRKLHEIAADQDEDLTSRSDIKRARKVKEEALARLAKELVGLGERTLAKLELPEDVLDPVVDAQRIQSPIALERQLRVVRRALRDASWPEIRTRLDHLLEHGTLPKERAASGGTHEREWVVRLMGEGQRALEELIADHPTADRKHLRQLIRNVQTSNVQRKKRAEEKLAAAVRFLLDHG, encoded by the coding sequence ATGCGCAAGCTTCACGAGATCGCCGCCGATCAGGACGAGGACCTCACCTCCCGCAGCGACATCAAGCGCGCGCGCAAGGTGAAGGAGGAAGCCCTCGCGCGGCTCGCCAAGGAGCTCGTGGGTCTCGGTGAGCGCACACTGGCCAAGCTGGAGCTACCGGAGGACGTGCTCGACCCCGTGGTGGACGCGCAGCGCATCCAAAGCCCCATCGCGCTGGAGCGCCAGCTGCGCGTCGTGCGTCGTGCCTTGCGGGACGCGAGCTGGCCGGAGATCCGTACCCGCCTCGATCATCTCTTGGAGCACGGGACGCTGCCCAAGGAGCGAGCAGCGAGCGGCGGCACTCACGAGCGGGAATGGGTGGTCCGTTTGATGGGCGAGGGTCAGCGCGCGCTGGAAGAGCTCATCGCCGATCACCCCACGGCGGATCGCAAGCATTTGCGCCAACTGATCCGCAACGTGCAGACCAGCAACGTGCAGCGCAAGAAGCGGGCGGAAGAGAAGCTGGCGGCTGCGGTCCGCTTCCTCCTCGACCACGGTTGA
- a CDS encoding bile acid:sodium symporter family protein produces the protein MFGVALDIRGEDFRRVLRSPKGPLIGLTAQFLLLPAFTFLLTRVISPRPSVALGMILVAACPGGNMSNFFTHHAKGNAALSVSMTAVSTVLAIVMTPLNLSFWGALHPSTRAVLEEVHLDPISLLLTVFMILGIPLLLGMAVASRRPRWAERLRRPMKIFSLVAFSLFIVGALAANWTYFLHYVGYVALAVAAHNALGLSLGYGSARLLRASRYDARAISIEVGIQNSALGLVLIFSYFHGLGGMAIVAAWWGVWHLVSGLTLSSYWSRRPV, from the coding sequence ATGTTCGGGGTCGCCCTCGACATCCGGGGGGAAGACTTCCGGCGCGTGCTCAGGAGCCCCAAGGGGCCGCTGATTGGCCTGACGGCGCAGTTCCTGCTGTTGCCTGCCTTCACGTTCCTGCTCACTCGCGTCATCTCGCCGCGACCCAGCGTCGCGCTGGGCATGATCTTGGTCGCCGCGTGCCCGGGCGGCAACATGAGCAACTTCTTCACCCATCACGCCAAGGGAAATGCGGCGCTGTCGGTGAGCATGACGGCGGTCTCTACCGTGCTGGCCATCGTGATGACCCCCCTGAATCTCTCGTTCTGGGGAGCGCTGCACCCGTCCACCCGGGCCGTGCTGGAGGAGGTTCACCTCGATCCGATTTCACTGTTGCTCACCGTCTTCATGATCCTCGGCATCCCGCTGCTGCTGGGGATGGCCGTGGCGTCGCGACGCCCACGCTGGGCCGAGCGACTGAGGCGGCCCATGAAGATCTTCTCGCTGGTGGCCTTCAGCCTGTTCATCGTCGGCGCGTTGGCGGCGAACTGGACCTACTTCCTGCACTACGTGGGCTACGTGGCGCTCGCCGTGGCCGCTCACAACGCGCTCGGCCTGAGCTTGGGGTACGGCTCGGCACGACTGCTGCGCGCTTCGCGCTACGACGCCCGGGCGATCTCGATCGAGGTCGGGATACAGAACTCGGCCCTCGGGTTGGTGCTCATCTTCAGCTATTTCCACGGGCTGGGTGGCATGGCCATCGTGGCGGCGTGGTGGGGGGTGTGGCACTTGGTGTCCGGACTCACGCTCTCCAGCTACTGGTCACGCCGACCGGTATGA
- a CDS encoding VWA domain-containing protein — protein MRLHLALGTLTLTFVWIAACSSSNDAAGGGMPTGDPAVSSGTGGYGGGGAYGGAGAVGNSGSGGSAGGYAAGGAAGAPPRPGADAGPDAADAGLTCDGLDDSKDAVFYLSSDDSNSMASPVIARSLIENGQTVPASLIRTYEFLNYYNVGYPSAPAGTLSIVPELAQGSAPGAFELQVGVVSPAAVKPRRPVNITFVLDTSGSMGGSPIQLERETVKAIAGQLQAGDKVSAVTWNTSNAVVLDSYGVGGPNDPAVMDMANQISAGGGTDLNGGLSAGYALAQKNFVAGQLNRVVLISDGQANAGVTDKEIIAKGAALNDGDGVYLVGVGVGTGVNDTLMNAVTDAGRGAYVYLDESAEVSRMFGQRFDEVMDVAARAVQVQLRMPWYMNIEVFHGEEYSTDPKEVEPQHLAPNDAMVFNQVVRACSPDVVADADPIELVVSWETPDTHQSKQVQKTTTFADLLGATPLYLAKGSAIVAYAEALKQPSKSRLQAALDAVKSANAGGTDPELTEIQALLEKALLQY, from the coding sequence ATGCGCCTGCACCTCGCCCTGGGCACGCTGACCCTCACCTTCGTCTGGATCGCGGCATGCTCTTCCAGCAACGACGCAGCCGGCGGCGGAATGCCGACGGGAGATCCCGCGGTGAGCTCTGGTACGGGAGGCTACGGTGGCGGCGGCGCTTACGGCGGAGCAGGCGCCGTCGGCAACAGCGGCTCGGGGGGCAGCGCGGGAGGCTACGCAGCGGGCGGTGCTGCGGGGGCGCCGCCCAGGCCAGGAGCGGATGCAGGCCCTGACGCCGCGGACGCCGGCCTGACCTGCGACGGCCTCGACGACAGCAAGGACGCCGTCTTCTATCTGTCCTCCGACGACTCGAACTCCATGGCCTCTCCGGTGATCGCTCGCAGTCTGATCGAGAACGGTCAGACGGTGCCGGCCAGCCTGATCCGCACCTACGAGTTCTTGAACTACTACAACGTCGGCTACCCGTCGGCGCCGGCGGGCACCCTGAGCATCGTTCCCGAGCTCGCTCAAGGCAGCGCGCCCGGCGCCTTCGAGCTGCAGGTCGGCGTCGTTTCGCCGGCCGCGGTGAAACCGCGCCGCCCCGTCAACATCACCTTCGTGCTGGACACCTCGGGATCCATGGGCGGCTCGCCCATCCAGCTCGAGCGCGAGACGGTCAAGGCCATCGCCGGCCAGCTGCAAGCGGGAGACAAGGTGAGCGCCGTCACCTGGAACACGAGCAATGCCGTGGTCCTCGACTCCTATGGCGTCGGTGGTCCGAACGATCCCGCAGTCATGGACATGGCGAACCAGATCTCGGCGGGCGGCGGGACCGACCTCAACGGTGGGCTCAGCGCCGGCTACGCGCTGGCGCAAAAGAACTTCGTCGCCGGGCAGCTCAATCGCGTGGTGTTGATCAGCGATGGCCAGGCCAACGCCGGCGTGACGGACAAGGAAATCATCGCCAAGGGCGCCGCGCTGAACGACGGCGACGGCGTGTACCTGGTAGGCGTGGGCGTGGGCACCGGCGTGAACGACACGCTGATGAACGCCGTCACGGACGCGGGCCGCGGCGCCTACGTGTACCTCGACGAGTCAGCCGAGGTGAGCCGCATGTTCGGCCAACGTTTCGACGAGGTGATGGACGTGGCAGCCCGGGCCGTGCAAGTCCAGCTGCGGATGCCCTGGTACATGAACATCGAGGTGTTCCACGGCGAGGAGTACTCCACGGACCCGAAGGAAGTGGAGCCTCAGCACTTGGCGCCGAACGATGCCATGGTCTTCAACCAGGTGGTGCGAGCCTGCTCGCCCGACGTGGTCGCGGACGCCGATCCCATCGAGCTGGTGGTGAGCTGGGAAACACCGGACACGCACCAGTCCAAGCAGGTGCAAAAGACGACCACTTTCGCCGATCTGCTGGGCGCAACGCCGCTGTACCTGGCCAAGGGCTCCGCCATCGTGGCCTACGCCGAAGCGTTGAAGCAGCCGTCCAAGTCTCGCCTGCAGGCAGCTCTGGACGCGGTGAAGAGCGCGAACGCCGGCGGCACCGACCCCGAGCTCACGGAGATCCAAGCACTGCTGGAAAAGGCGCTGCTCCAGTACTGA